The region CATCCAATTCATTTTCAAGTTTATTCACCATTTTACACTACTATTTCTTCAGTTTATTCAGGTTCACTATCAATTACATTGAAATAAAAGGAATTGTTCATGGGGATATATTACTATCATCCGTAGTGggttttctttgcttcttgtTTGTTTCCTCGCTCCGATCGCATGGCTCTCCGAATCCCCCGGATCCACCGGTTCGCTGGCGTGTCTGGCAAACACCGGAAAAATTACGTAAACCTAGCCCCAGCGCACGCAGTTAAAATGGGATCCATTCATAGAATGCCCCCGCGACGACACGGGGTAGGggagaataaataaataatacaaaCTAGGCTACTCACAAGTAAGTCACAAGGTTaaacaccgcaccacaccacctgACCGTGTACGGTGATCATTTTCTGATGTGAAGTGAACGTAAAACGAATCCTTTTACTAGATAAACCAaaatcacaatcacacatGCATAAAGAAAGTGGCCAACGGTTTGTTAGATAAACCGCCGTTAGCCGAATAGTTTCCCGTAATCAAAACTACATACTATTACTGTTGTTGAACGCAAGGTGATTGCTGTTCGAGCATCATTAATGGGAAAATGAACACGCACGCTTGCAACCATTATCAACCTCCATCATTCGTAAAAAATATATCTCGACTAGAATCAATTAGTTACAATGCACTTTCCACCTCACACCGGGTTCCATATATCGATCCAAATCCGTATTCGATCATTCCATGGTGCCATGGCTCGTTATGCACTATGGTCACAAACACACGATTAATGAGGAAATgtggggaagggaagaagaaataCAACATTCGGTTTTGCTCGCAAACACACCTTAATGGGATTTGTGTTCCTACATGTTTCAAgatttgttgcttctgttgctgaaAGATCGATTTGTTGCTCGATTTCAAGTCACGCATGCATATTCAATCAATTGCTTTCTTCACACCCACTCTCTGGTACCTCTCTAGTaatactttctttctttcctacATTTAATGTCCATCTATTTTATTCAAAGAGGTGAATTATGGTTGAACGCTTGAATCGGATCCATCGATTTTCACCTTGAGCTCAACCGTATCCATCATTTCAGGCAACGGTCGACACGCCAAAGGACGTCAACGATCGCTTTGTTTAATTCAAATAGGCTTACGCTTTCTGTCTCCACGCTCTGTGTGGAGCTATTGCTACAGATAAAGTTTATGTGATTTTACCATCTTGCTTCTTTCGCTCTTGCTTACTTCTCCTCCCTGCATTCCGTTGTGACTACTGTTGTTTTGTTACTATGTTCTCTCGCTTTCGACAACCCTGGTTTCTGATATAGATAAGGAGAGCATATAAGCTTTTGTTATGatttgttggtttcgtttcgtcagGTTCCACTGGTACCAGCAGGGAAAACCCCATCACCATATGGTGGTGGTATAGGGGACAACCGACATAAATAAACGTAGCACTCCCAGTACCTCGAGGAGTGCAAggccattcatttcatttctatatcctctctctctttctctctctctcctccgatctttttccctctcttgtTCTTCCTCTCtacctttttcttttaatgattCGTACTATCTTTATCTCGTGGATTTAGCGATAGAATAAAATGGAAGAACATAAAGCATCTTCCCTCTAGGCGGAACCGGAAACACAACCATTTTATTCCGAGTGATACTATTGTTGGCTCTACGTATCGTAAGCGAtaagcaaaaaggaaacataaaaaacaactAAGATTGTCGAGGCAAAAAATGGGACATGAACGCGTCGTTGCTACATTACGTTCCCGGAGACGCATATTTTGTGTAAAACATCCATTACAAAACTGGTGATTTCATCTGTATACAAATAAATAGATAGCtctcaaaacataaaactgcgAAAGGAATCTCAATGGAAGAGGCGAGGGAATAACAATTCTCCGTCTTAATCAGTTCTCTTCCACAATAATAATCTCTCGCACCGCGTTGTGGGGCTAACCAGTACAAAATTATTTCATCTTAAAAACGATATAAAAGTAataatctgtttgtttttttggtatATGGCATTGAAATCTTGCTCCGTTCCTACAGGCCGATAGAGGTTGATGAGAGGCCATTCTATTGAAATCATTGAATTGCTTTTCCATACGTCCTAGCGTCTGTGCGCCAATGTTGCGCATTAGCTGCTTATACTATTTGTGAAAACTGTTTCGTCCAACCCCGATATCTCTATACATCCACGTCGTACTGTGGGCAGAGATGATGGCGACACCGTGGCCATGTTGCGGCAATTCCCTTGCAATTCTAATCAGTGTATGTTTGCGTATGGCATCATCATTCATTACATTAAGAAAGGACTCTTCTTCCCACGAAAAAACTGTAATTCGAAATACTATCCCTgtttgagtgagtgagtgtgtaggtgtgtgtaTATGTCTGAAGCCCTTAGACCCAGCCGAGTAACGGGTACTGTCGTCGTCAGTGGTTTCGATATTACATTTGACTTTCCTTGCGCCACTGGAACGTACCCGATTTGACGCCAATGCTCGATGAGCCCTGGTTGTTGCTACCACTCGAGAGCATGTTGTTCGTACGGCGTATCAACTGAGCGGCTGAATCAATTCGATTCCTTATCAGGCGCATGGCCGGATTCGTTGTAATACGTTTCGAAGATTTTCTAAAATGACATTAAATTGATGATTAGATTTGGATcccatttttccaaaacaacaatttgtttgcataccctcctcctccaccaccaccagctccggacGCCGATCCgctatgctgatgatggccttCCTTCTGATTGTTGCCCAAAATGATGCGCATATGCGTGTCGCGTGCGAAATGGCTATCGTGCGGATTCACGATGGTACTGTTGTTGGAAAGGCTAATGTTCATCTCTTCGAACTGCTTGCCGAGAAGGGCCAGCGATGACGGTGGTTGATTCTGGCCCGGTGAACTGATTTCACTGCTTGGCGAGTgcggtggcgtggcgtacaGTGGCGACATACAACCCAGATCGAACAGATCGGCATCGTTGGGATTCATGCGGATGTTGGATGCTGCTAGAACCAAACGAAAGGACATTCAACGGCATCATTATACATACGGCGGCCACCATCAATTCGCTGACCCTTGGCGGCCATGAAAAACTCACCGATATTAGCTTGGTATTCCTCAACGTTCGGCAATACCTGGGAatgttttttgcttccaaaCTTACCACCACTTGCcatcgattgctgctgatgagcattgctgtggtgcggttggtgctgctgctgcacgatgtGGTGCGATTTCGAGTTATGATGACGCGAATGTTTCTGCAACTGCTGCGTAAACGACATCGGTACCTGCTACGAGCAATTACGAGATTCCATTAAACTGATTGCCTGGGGCAGCCGATGGCTAGCGCACTTTGTTGTGCCATACGATACctcattgctgctgccggtcgacTGACTAGAAATGACGCTCTTACGCTTCTGCAGACTGCTCGTGTCCGAGTGCATGGTGTTTTCGTAGAAATTGTTATTCTGTGCTGACGAGCAGCTGGTCGTGTTGTTGGAAACCGTCGAAGGACTCGCGTTCTGTGGTGGCGCCGATCCGGACGGCATCAGCAAACTCGGATTGGTCGGATAGCAGCCGGATGATGGAGATGGATTGTGGATCGAGTTGCACGGTGGCAGCTCGTCGGGAGACTTCAAGTTCAACTGGGGATGCGCCATCTTACCGCAATCTAAATCATCTGCAAATATCGATTCAGAAAGCAATCAACCATAGAACTCCCCCATCGAACGCAATCGCTATCGGTCACTTACTTTTTGTGAAATTTTCCAATATTCTCAACACATTATTACGATTCGATTTGGCCGCCAGCTTAATGGGCGTTCGTCCGCAGTGATCCGATTTGTACGGATTGGCACCGTACTTGAGCAGATAGCTGACACACTTCTCGTGTCCCTCCTGGGCCGAAATGCCCAGCGCCGTGGCCCCTTGCTTGCACGCATGGTCCGGTACGGCACCGTagtagagcagcagctgcatgaCCTCATGATTGCCCTGCCAGGCGCACGAGTGCAGTGGCGTTCTCGATTCCAAATCCATCGCATTCACATTGGCATTACCTGACGAAACAGACGAACAGACGTATGATCGAGATCGTTAAAAccatcgaatggaatggattaaacaagccccccccccccccccccccccccaccctcttaCCTAACGTTATCAACAGCTTCACCATCTCCGCGTGGCCCTGCCAGGCCGACACGTGCAGCGCCGTACGACCCTCGCTGTCGGGAATGTTGACGTCCGCGTTCGAGTACTCGAGCAGAAACTTGACGGGCTTCAGCTTGTTGTCCAAGGCCAGTATGTAGAGTGTTGTGCGCGAATCGGCATCCTTGGAATTGATGTCACAACCGTATTTCAGCAGCGTCTGGATGCATTCAAAATGTTCCTCCAGACAGGCCAACCGGAACGCTGTCTTACCATCGTGCGCCCGCTGATCGATGCACGGTCGGTGAATGTTGAGAATCGCTTCAATTACCCCATTGTGGCCCTCCTGCGCAGCCAGATGAAGGGCCGCCTTTCCCTCATTGTCACACTCGTCGATCTTGGCGCCAGATTCCAGCAACTGCACACAGATGTCCGCGTACCCCTCGAATGCCGCGTAATGTAACGGTGTCCATCCCGCATTGTCGCGATGCGTTTCATCGAGACCCCGATCGAGCAGCTGGCGTACCGTTTCCAGGTTTCCCTGTGCCGCCGCAACACTCAGCACCGTGCGACCCTCGGAATCCATGCAATCGATTCCGCAGCCCCAGAAGAGCAGCAATTTAACAACGTTCGCGTGCCCCGACGTACAGGCAGCCCACAGCGGTGTACGGCCCATGTTGTCCGCCATATCCGGATCAGCTCcgttctccagcagcaactcaCAGATTTCTGCATTTCCCTCGAACGAACTGACCAGCAGCGGGGACATACCCTCGTTATCCGTCTGATCCGTGTTGGCGCCGTACTCGAGCAAGGTCGAAATGACCCGGCTATAACCGGAACTGCCACAGAGGGCCGCTACACACAAAGCATTCCGTCCATCGAGATCCGTGTGATTAACGTCGGCTCCGTTCTCCAGCAGGATCTCTACGATATCGTAGTGGCCCATGTACGAGGCGGCAATGAGCGACGTTCGGCCTTGCTTGTCGATCGAATTCACATTGGCACCGGCCTCGATCAGTATCTTAACGATGTCCTCGTTGCCACTCCAGGCGGCCGCACGCAATGCCGTACGGCCCTCCTTGtccgcacgatcgatcgcacagaCACCGGTTTCGATGAGCAGTTTCACCACCTCCGTATGGCCACCCCATGACGCCGACCTTAACGGCGTCCAACCGTCCCGATCAGCATGGTTCACGTCAATCATACGATACCGCCCAGTTCCATCCTTCAGGGGTTGTTTGTAGGTAAGCAGCAACTTGACGATCTCCTGGTGTCCATTCCTAGCGGCAATATTCAATGCCGTCTGTCCATTTAGGTCTTCAATCTCCAGATCTATCGGATCCTTACACGCCTAAATCCgcggaaggaagcaaaaaagacTAATGATAGCAAACGAACCACCCCGATCACTGACGTATACTTACGTTCAATGCTCGCTCCAGCAGTGTATGATTGCCCTCGTTGGCGAGAATGTGTATCAACGCTTTGCCCTTGTGCATCTCACCCTCGAACATGTCGCACTGCAATCCACTGCCGATGCGATCATTCTGAATGTCGGACTTGGAATCACCAAGCACGCTGCtacctccatcaccaccaccgccaagcgAAGGTACGCCACTGTACCGCTGCCTGCTTGCCATTGCCGAGCAATCCACATGGGCTCCTCTGCCTCCACCGTAGCCCtgcatcgcagcagcaccggcagcagcagcggcaacagtagcagcactacTACCATCCTGCAGCTCGTGCAGATTGATCGACTTCTGCAGTTCCTGCTGGCAACTCTTCTCGCTCGATATCAGCAGCTCGGCCAGCTCGGAGTCGATGTTTTGTGATCGATCGGACAGTACCGGCGAGTTGAGAGCGGACGATTCACATGACAGTTGCGTGTCCGCATTGTTGATACCCGTTTCgatcagcagcttcagcaccTTACAGTCCGTCGGTAGGTTCGGTTTGAAGAAATCGTTCAGAAACATCATAAACTCATCGTTCAGCTGGCCGTTCAAGAACCGATCGAGCATGTGCCGGGTGCGCACCGATAGGTTCACATCGTGCCGGCACTCGTCCTCGCACATCGCGCAACAGTTGAGCAGATTGGTGTAAAAGCAGTCGCTCAGGTTCGATTTCGTCTCcagcagtatcagcagcagatcaaGATCGACACTTCGGCTCGTCAGATATTCACCCGTCTTGATCAGATGGTACAGGTAGAGGCGCAGCTTGTTCGGACAGATCTGGTCCGCCACGACCGTGTAGTACATCGACACCATCACGTGGCCCTCGTTCAGATCGCAGAGAAACTTCTTCGTGCTAAACTTCACATCGATCAGCCAGTCGCAGAAGGAATTGTGGAAGATGCGCAGCGCAccattgccgccgccgccaccaccctgGGGAGCGTACTCTACAATGTTGCGCATTAGCTCGAGCCGCCGCTCAAAGTCGTCCATCTCCAGTGTGTAGTTGTGCGTGCGGAGACAGTTGTAGATGAAATGCTTGTCGACGTAGCTATTGCACACCAGCAGTATGTTCAGGATCGGGCGGATCTTGTTGTACTGTTTCTTGTTGAACGATTTCTGGCAGATGTACAGATACAGCCCATTCAGCGTGCACGGTATCAGCTTGATTTCGCGAAACGTAAAGAAGTTTTCCCGTATCCCGTTCAGCACCTTGTACAGGTACAGCAGGCAGCCGTTCGATTTGATGTACAGCTGGTTCAGGCTTTCGATGATGTCTTTGGTCAGATTGATGCCCCGGAAATCCGTGTTGAGCCGATTGATGATGTACTGCTGCACATCCTTGACCACGTGCGACTTGCGCAGATCGTCGAGCGTCAGCTTCTTGAAGCCGGTGAACAGCTTGGTAATGTTtttgttctgcttcttcgccGTGCACACCATAAACAACCACTTCGGCATCAGGTGGATGTGGTTGGCGAGCAGCTCGGCAATGTTACGGCTCTTGGTCGCCTGCTTACCCTTGAGCGTTGAGATCAGGTTCCCGTCCTGCAGGTAGTTCTCGTCAATCGAgtcgatcaacagcagcaacgcgttCTTCGGTGGACACAACTCCAGCAGCGGGAACAGAATGGCTTTCTTGAAGCAATCGTCCGGATTCTTCTCGATGCTGTCCACCGTCAGCGACTCGAAGATGTCGGGATTGCTCAGCAGCATCTCGTAGTACCCATCGGCAATGATCTGCCGGCAGTTCTTTGACtttggcaacggtggcggaaTGCTCGTTTCCATTGGTTTCGTCGGCCGCAGCGGTTCCAGCTTGGTGGCGGCATTGCACTCGTCCTCCTTCGCTTGCACAGACCCGCTGCCGTCATCCAGCTCATCGTCCAACTCCCTTCCAAcgtcatcgagcatcgagaaaTCGGCGATCATATCACGTTCTGCGATCGCTTCGCCACCACCTTCAAGGATCGTCTGCTCCTCCACCCGGGCACCATCCGCTGCCGCCTCTTTCCCCACTTCcggttcttccttcttttcttcctctccttccacCTCCTGCTCACGAGATCGTTGGCGTGTTGGTGAAACCTTCTTCGGACTCCTGATCGTACTACCGATCGCTATCGGTATCTTCGACACCTTGACTGGCCTTCCCGGGCTCATCGTTTTCTCCGGCTTGCCACCATCCTCATCCGGCTCgtgctcgttgtcgtcgctacCTACCGCCCCTCCCACTTTCGCCATCGAGGGAGGGTGCGTCTTGTACGGATAGCTCGGTTGTTCCCGATCACGGCTAAAACTCTCGACCGGTTCCGACTGTTGGCGCGatactttctgctttcttccCGAACAGAACTCGGCCACCCGCTCGTTGATCTGCATCTCCGTGCGTATCGCCGCTTCTAGCTCACGATCGACGGCTTCGGACAGATCATCCGTCATGTCACCCATCGGAGGTTGCTCCGGTGGTAGTGGCGATCCAGTcgctcgctgttgttgctgatccGCTTCCGGTAGACAATCGTTGCTCGTGTTGACCACCGTTTCCGATGCTGCTCCAGTCGGCATCGTGGTGGACAAATTGTTCGACATCTCCGCTGACGACATCGCTGCTCCATCTGCACCACTCACGTTCACGAAACTAGAATGGCTCAAAATCTGCAGAATGATACTCCGAATGAACATGCTCAAGCTGTGACACTCGGGATTTTGCGAATTCACAAAGTAGCAAGCCAGCAGGCGACGGTTTAGCATTCCCTTCGTACCGGACGTACCCTCGATGATGTCGTTGCAGATGGAAGTCTTGCCGGAACCGTTCGAACCGAGCACGAGATACCCGAGGGAAGGTaatccaccgtcaccaccaccacctgctgctgctgttgctccagcGCTACTCCTATGGCCACTAGGCTGAGATACATCCAATGGGGTTGCTGCTTGTCCCGTTTGTCCTCTTCCAAAGTATCCACCATGGCCTGACGAAGGTCCTGCGGAAGGTGTCGTAGCACTGGCAGCGGCTTCCCCTGGAACCGGTGGGACCGGTTTTTTAGAGATCCTTTGCTCCAAACACATCGCAATCTTCTTCAGCACCCACTCCCGGTTCAGGTGCGCACTGatgatcggttgatcggtggACTCACCAAACGGCCCCAGACCATTGTTGCCGCCACCACCCTTGCCGTGCTTCGACCTTGCCGCCGTCTGCACGGCGGACAGTGGCGGTGCCGATGGTTTCGGAACGACGTCATCCTCGCTGGCCGCTCGATCACCATCGGTAGTACCAGCTAGAAGCAAATCGATCGAGCCctgttcgagctgctgctgttcgttgtCTTCCTGCGATCGCTGCTCCGTCGAACGAGCCCGATTGAGGTTGGTCAACATTTCGAGCTTCTCGTTGCACCGTGCCTCGAGCTCGTTCAGTGAATCGTTTGTGTCGAGATCTAGATTCTtaacttcctcctcctcaccggCCAGTGATTTATACGCACCGCCTTTACCTCCATTACCAGCGGTGGTACCATCACTACCATCAACCACCAGCGCGCCCTCCTCATCGACCGCCAGATCCGGTCGCAGCACAACGCCACCggcgccaccactgccattgttgttgaCGTTCCGCTGCACCAGATCGGCAAAGTGTTCTTTGCGCGCGAGGTACGAAAAGTTGGAGCTCTGGTACGTTTTGTGCAGTTCAATTTTCTTGTGCATCTGCGTCGTATCCTTCAGGAAGTCCCGTATCCGTCGATCCTCGAGTTCCGCATTAATGATCTTTGCATCTTGATCCTGCGATCGAGGCGGTGTTACTGCACTGCCacaaccatttccatttgtcgtcgtcgtcgtcgtcgtcgtcgtcgatgttgtcgttgtcgccggTCCATTGTTTAGGACCTTCAGTGGGCGTTCGGATTTTTTGAGCGGCGTCGCGTACAACATATCCTTACTGTTCAGTGCCAAATTGTTCTGCATCTTGTTctgtccagcaccaccgttgtCCATCAGGGCACCctcaccaccaggaccaccggtgccaccatgTGCACCGATCTTCGATGATCCTACGACGAGCCCACGGTCACCACCGTTGTTACCATTTCTAAGCGCTTCCTCATGGCACGGCAAATTCTCGTAGATATCATCGGCATTCATTTTCCGCTCCCTCTTTTCTGTGCTCGCGGCGCACGCTATTCAATCAGCAAACGAGCAGACTGCACGGTGATGGCCAGTTTCTATCTAATGCATTCGAATGCGTCCCCATTCTACTTGTCTTCGTTCGTAGGCAAACAACATGCTGCAAGAGCGCCACTAGCGCAGTTCGTCGTCGATCGCAGGTTCGGGGTCGTCGGCATCGATTTTAACCCGTGCCGCACGCTGCAACTTTTCATCGTTGGCTGCATACGACGACCTACGCCTCGTCTGGCTCTTCTCTATCGTCGCCACCTATCGCCAAATAGAACACCGTCCGTCGATGCCACCGGCCCCGTGAGCGTGCGTGTCTCTCGATGATGCGTTACATAAATACGTTGGCTTCTGTTGGCCGGACGATGGACACGCACTCTGTGACAcactatctctttctctctctctctctctctacggcAGGGCAGTAAGTAgtaggtgctgctgctgcgcgtctATGCGTCGGACATGGTGCAGTCCTCTAGGTCGACCCTAAGAGCGCCAAACCGTGGGGTGTCCCCGTCTCCTCTTGCTGTCGCGTTCTACGAGGATGTGCAATTCGATGGAGACACGCGGTCGGGGCTAAAAATAGTAGGAAGAGCAGAGAAAAGCGGAGAAAAGTCACCACAGGCACAACATTTACGGAAAGATTCTATAAACTAACTTCTATGTGTTCTTTCGCCACGCCGTTTTATTACCCTTCCCCTGTTATATTTctcacccaaaaacacacccaggaagccaaaaacaaaagcggAACAGCGGCCACACGTGTTGGTCTTGCTTGACGTAACCGACAAACACGTGTAGCGGTGATCAAAAAGTTATGTTTTCTCGCATCGTTCTTCGGCAGAGTCACGGCACTGACAACGGGCGAGCGATAATCACGCATTTGATGGACAGATACCGATCGATGAACCCCGTCAGGGACCGACAGGGGATCGCTCTAATCATATTTCAACGCTTTGCAGATCAGgtattgctgctggtgcttgctggCACTGCTGTGGCCACTTACGTGCGGTGGCGTGGATTAATAGCCTCAAAATAGATTCTCTATCGCCTTTTGCTATGGCTTGCAATTGAATATCGGACTTACGGACGGCCAGGGCGGTGTTGTTATCGATATACACCGCACTGCCGCCCGCCAGTGCCAAATCAATCGCTTCTATCGATCGAATCACTCCGCCGCCGAACAACCGGCGACCGCATTCCGGCAGACAGGCCAAAGTAGGTACCAGGGCACAACCGGGGGCCCGATAGTTTTGCCCTTCGTGTGGCAATAAAGTAATGGATTTCAGTCAGTGCGAACGGCCGTTGCGCGCGTTCATCGGGTATATCGGGTCTTGGGATGATGATTGGAAGATGATCTCAtttccccgggggtggtggcaaGTGTTACGGATCGGTGAATTTGGTTGATCCCTTCTCGCCCTTTTCCCCACCGACACCGCCTACCAGACGTCAGTCCCGAATGCTCTTACGTCGACTAATCACATCAGCAAACACAGAAAggccgagagaaagagagaagtcAGAGCTGCAACGGATTGACGTCGAATTATGAATTTCAAACACCTCCTACACCGGCGGGCGGCATCGTGTGCCAATTACTCAATGATGGACGCACGACCCGACATGTGCGTATACGTTGTGAGGCAAAAGGCATTCGCTAGTTAACGGCTACGAGAAGATTGGAATCCTTTTCGTAACAAAAGCGTTCGATGAATCCACTGACAGATGATAAAACGGAAAGCGATATGATAGTGCCCCTCGAACGTTATTCAGTCAAGCTCTTTTCGTGGGAAATATTTGAATAACGTGAACATAGAAACGTATTAGAGTTGCATAAATTGTAgataaatatgatttttggaaaaggaaaacgggtTAAATTGAAATATTACAGTGTATAGATAACAGTTTTGGAAAAATCTATAAAAACTATTTTTTGAAGTTAATAAAACATTGCCGTTAGGTCATGGCAATACTTTTGACGCCAAAACATGAGCTGACAGACATGTTTAGGATGGGTTTGATAACGTTTAATCAGATGAAATTAACAACAAGCGCAATGCGACGTTTTGTCACCTACAAGAATATTAAAAACAACCTCAAACCAaggagaaaataataaaaaaaagatgtacAATGATGTGACAAATCgaacaaaatataaaataaattgctGAACAGCAGTAAGAAAAGTTTTGTCGAGAAAGTGTATCTTGAACAGTGACACgtttaaacatttaaaaatgttGGTaccagaaacaaacaaattgttcAGCATTGTGTAGACAAAAGTTCAGCGAAGAAATGGAGAAGAATTTCCATCTTATTAGATAAACAAACTTatgattttagaaaatatcaACAGCACGGAAAAGTAACACCAAGCAAGCCAGGTTCAGATTCTGGTTAGTAAACTATTATATCAtttgaaaaacggaaaaaaggacaaattACAAAGGCAATTAATGTTTGATCCCTAGCATCGCGATATTATTAACTATCAAGCTAATTGGTATTAAAACTGTACTTTAAATTTACAATGATACGTTCGTCTAGACTTACAATCATTTCAGAAACAGTTTTCATTGTTCagtattaaaattaaaagtaaacTAAGAACTCAAAACAGTACCCAATCCGCCGTGGCatcaataaaaccaaaaattatTTCAACAAAAGCACCAAATACGGTGTTTGTCCGACGTTCAACGAGTTGGTGTTAATTAACGATGAGCTGGTTGAAATGCCTCAAGAACCGAGTTCTCTGACCACGTGTCTCCGGTCATCCGCCGCCCTTCTGTAGAACCGCATTTACGACGGTTCATCAATACAATCGAGAGAGCGAATACTTAACCTAGTTCCCTTGCTTTACTCGCGTTCTAGGTGCCATGTCTAAACCCTAGACGCGCGCACATATGGCAtattccgttccattcgatCCATCGACAAACTATCTTCCCCTTCTTCGTGCCGCCAATGGCCATAATCAACTCATTGCGAAACATTAAGAGAAAatatgagcgagcgagcgatcgtttGGTAACGCCAAACCGCCCATCCTTAGGCCAAATGCTGGCGATGTTCTATCGGGTGGGGTGGCATCGAGAGTTGCTTATTCTCGTTAGAAGCCGTCGAGTGGTGGTTTTAGCTACCGCTGAGCTGTGCTCCCCATTAATGGCGGGCACACAGCGTCTCCGATGCATGATGCCATCATCCCGCGGAGACTGTCGCCCGCCCGTCAGCTGGAAAATAAATTTAGACACAGCCCCGCCCCTGCCTGAACTCCGGGGCTCAGAGGGGACGACCCCAAACAAATGTCTGACCAGAACCGGGGGAACATGGCCCCCCGCCGTTCCCTGCTGTTGATGATTTGTGAACCCATTCACGAACTATGCGGCGGGAAGgcgagaagagaagacgaGGATCATGCCTCGTCGTACTCGCGTCACAAGTGATGACCCACGGGAGAAAGCGAAAGGGGTTTCTCGGGGGGAAGAGACACAGTTCCAAGCAAATCCAGCAAAGTGCCCAAAACGCACGAGTCACAAGATTTC is a window of Anopheles aquasalis chromosome 2, idAnoAquaMG_Q_19, whole genome shotgun sequence DNA encoding:
- the LOC126571928 gene encoding uncharacterized protein LOC126571928 isoform X1, with product MNADDIYENLPCHEEALRNGNNGGDRGLVVGSSKIGAHGGTGGPGGEGALMDNGGAGQNKMQNNLALNSKDMLYATPLKKSERPLKVLNNGPATTTTSTTTTTTTTTNGNGCGSAVTPPRSQDQDAKIINAELEDRRIRDFLKDTTQMHKKIELHKTYQSSNFSYLARKEHFADLVQRNVNNNGSGGAGGVVLRPDLAVDEEGALVVDGSDGTTAGNGGKGGAYKSLAGEEEEVKNLDLDTNDSLNELEARCNEKLEMLTNLNRARSTEQRSQEDNEQQQLEQGSIDLLLAGTTDGDRAASEDDVVPKPSAPPLSAVQTAARSKHGKGGGGNNGLGPFGESTDQPIISAHLNREWVLKKIAMCLEQRISKKPVPPVPGEAAASATTPSAGPSSGHGGYFGRGQTGQAATPLDVSQPSGHRSSAGATAAAGGGGDGGLPSLGYLVLGSNGSGKTSICNDIIEGTSGTKGMLNRRLLACYFVNSQNPECHSLSMFIRSIILQILSHSSFVNVSGADGAAMSSAEMSNNLSTTMPTGAASETVVNTSNDCLPEADQQQQRATGSPLPPEQPPMGDMTDDLSEAVDRELEAAIRTEMQINERVAEFCSGRKQKVSRQQSEPVESFSRDREQPSYPYKTHPPSMAKVGGAVGSDDNEHEPDEDGGKPEKTMSPGRPVKVSKIPIAIGSTIRSPKKVSPTRQRSREQEVEGEEEKKEEPEVGKEAAADGARVEEQTILEGGGEAIAERDMIADFSMLDDVGRELDDELDDGSGSVQAKEDECNAATKLEPLRPTKPMETSIPPPLPKSKNCRQIIADGYYEMLLSNPDIFESLTVDSIEKNPDDCFKKAILFPLLELCPPKNALLLLIDSIDENYLQDGNLISTLKGKQATKSRNIAELLANHIHLMPKWLFMVCTAKKQNKNITKLFTGFKKLTLDDLRKSHVVKDVQQYIINRLNTDFRGINLTKDIIESLNQLYIKSNGCLLYLYKVLNGIRENFFTFREIKLIPCTLNGLYLYICQKSFNKKQYNKIRPILNILLVCNSYVDKHFIYNCLRTHNYTLEMDDFERRLELMRNIVEYAPQGGGGGGNGALRIFHNSFCDWLIDVKFSTKKFLCDLNEGHVMVSMYYTVVADQICPNKLRLYLYHLIKTGEYLTSRSVDLDLLLILLETKSNLSDCFYTNLLNCCAMCEDECRHDVNLSVRTRHMLDRFLNGQLNDEFMMFLNDFFKPNLPTDCKVLKLLIETGINNADTQLSCESSALNSPVLSDRSQNIDSELAELLISSEKSCQQELQKSINLHELQDGSSAATVAAAAAGAAAMQGYGGGRGAHVDCSAMASRQRYSGVPSLGGGGDGGSSVLGDSKSDIQNDRIGSGLQCDMFEGEMHKGKALIHILANEGNHTLLERALNACKDPIDLEIEDLNGQTALNIAARNGHQEIVKLLLTYKQPLKDGTGRYRMIDVNHADRDGWTPLRSASWGGHTEVVKLLIETGVCAIDRADKEGRTALRAAAWSGNEDIVKILIEAGANVNSIDKQGRTSLIAASYMGHYDIVEILLENGADVNHTDLDGRNALCVAALCGSSGYSRVISTLLEYGANTDQTDNEGMSPLLVSSFEGNAEICELLLENGADPDMADNMGRTPLWAACTSGHANVVKLLLFWGCGIDCMDSEGRTVLSVAAAQGNLETVRQLLDRGLDETHRDNAGWTPLHYAAFEGYADICVQLLESGAKIDECDNEGKAALHLAAQEGHNGVIEAILNIHRPCIDQRAHDGKTAFRLACLEEHFECIQTLLKYGCDINSKDADSRTTLYILALDNKLKPVKFLLEYSNADVNIPDSEGRTALHVSAWQGHAEMVKLLITLGNANVNAMDLESRTPLHSCAWQGNHEVMQLLLYYGAVPDHACKQGATALGISAQEGHEKCVSYLLKYGANPYKSDHCGRTPIKLAAKSNRNNVLRILENFTKNDLDCGKMAHPQLNLKSPDELPPCNSIHNPSPSSGCYPTNPSLLMPSGSAPPQNASPSTVSNNTTSCSSAQNNNFYENTMHSDTSSLQKRKSVISSQSTGSSNEQVPMSFTQQLQKHSRHHNSKSHHIVQQQHQPHHSNAHQQQSMASGGKFGSKKHSQVLPNVEEYQANIAASNIRMNPNDADLFDLGCMSPLYATPPHSPSSEISSPGQNQPPSSLALLGKQFEEMNISLSNNSTIVNPHDSHFARDTHMRIILGNNQKEGHHQHSGSASGAGGGGGGGKSSKRITTNPAMRLIRNRIDSAAQLIRRTNNMLSSGSNNQGSSSIGVKSGTFQWRKESQM